Proteins co-encoded in one Natronorubrum daqingense genomic window:
- a CDS encoding adenosylcobalamin-dependent ribonucleoside-diphosphate reductase, whose protein sequence is MSESELSAAELTLPIKRTEGDTLEERMTDNAYQNILPARYLRKDADGELVETQEDLFDRVGKNIALAEVVYEAEKRDSEIIVTPDQLKPDHPRRDELAEEVFGAGISADEYAETALTERNVNKFAYETVVPELPSDIREHVEDVAETFTEGMETLSFMPNSPTLMNAGDELQQLSACFVMSPDDDLSDIHETAKKAAEVFQSGGGVGYGFWQLRPYGDSVGSTGGIASGPITFMRTYDQLCETIAQGGTRRGAQMGIMRVSHPDVIEFIHAKNKDVSLAHTLRLNDPDDYTYTTFSEALEEARDLIDEDGRVPKHLRNAVEGHLSNFNISVGVTDAFMEAVQNGEEFTFTNPRTEEPHIATEETKEMYGRYDLAEHVEVGEPLSIPAELIFERIVEGAHENGEPGVIYLERVNKQHSFDVEEEPDHRILATNPCGEQPLEEHEACNLGHINLSTLAATDAPDWRVWSEEHADEYDSQADAVDAFLEEAIDVSEFNERIKYGTRFLENVVTMSDFPVEEIEEKVRDMRKIGLGVMGLAQLYIQLGIKYGSEEGNEVARQLMTHINHGAKATSHQLAIERGSFADWNDSKYADPTAYREWFEHQTGERADDWDGGFPIRNHNVTTIAPTGTTSMVGNTTGGCEPIYNVAYYKNVTDDVQGDEMLVEFDDYFLRTLEANDIDVDAVKEEAQEQMATNQFDGVEGLSTVPDAIGELFVITSDLSAKQHAAVQCASQNGVDSAISKTVNAPNDSTLEDAKEVFEWVYENGGKGVTYYRDGTRSKQVLTTRADNADFADETEAAEALVDQIGEIFGGLEAFLESEDVQDVLEEDIDELLGDSQESVQVDFTEKRERPDALQGVSQRIDTGYGKVYVTINEDPETGQPFELFANIGHSGGFTNSFTEALAKVISTSLRSGVDPEEIVDELCGTRSPKVAWDKGEQIQSIPDAIGTAMRRYLENEIDKPYPTQQTLEDAADAGVEAEFDGPQTDGGAAAATGGSDADDATQDLIDAGESPECPSCGALTLYFSEGCKTCESCGWSEC, encoded by the coding sequence ATGAGTGAATCGGAACTTTCAGCTGCAGAACTCACGCTCCCGATCAAGCGAACTGAAGGTGACACGCTCGAGGAGCGAATGACCGACAACGCCTACCAGAACATCCTTCCCGCACGCTACCTGCGAAAGGATGCGGACGGTGAACTCGTCGAGACGCAGGAGGATCTCTTCGATCGTGTCGGGAAGAACATCGCACTCGCTGAGGTCGTCTACGAGGCCGAAAAACGAGACAGCGAAATTATCGTCACGCCGGATCAGCTCAAACCGGACCACCCGCGTCGCGACGAACTCGCCGAGGAGGTCTTTGGAGCGGGCATTTCGGCGGACGAGTACGCCGAAACCGCACTGACCGAGCGCAACGTCAACAAGTTCGCCTACGAGACGGTCGTTCCGGAGCTCCCATCGGATATCCGCGAGCACGTCGAGGACGTCGCCGAGACGTTCACCGAAGGCATGGAAACGCTGTCGTTCATGCCGAACTCGCCGACGCTGATGAACGCTGGTGACGAACTCCAGCAACTCTCGGCGTGTTTCGTCATGAGCCCCGACGACGATCTCTCGGACATCCACGAGACCGCGAAGAAGGCCGCGGAGGTCTTCCAGTCCGGCGGCGGCGTCGGATACGGGTTCTGGCAACTGCGACCGTACGGTGATTCGGTCGGATCGACGGGCGGTATCGCGTCGGGTCCGATCACGTTCATGCGCACGTACGACCAGCTCTGTGAGACCATCGCTCAGGGAGGCACCCGCCGCGGCGCCCAGATGGGCATCATGCGCGTCTCACACCCCGACGTCATCGAGTTCATCCACGCCAAGAACAAGGACGTCTCGCTGGCACACACGCTGCGACTCAACGACCCCGACGACTACACCTACACCACGTTCTCCGAAGCACTCGAGGAAGCTCGCGACCTCATCGACGAGGACGGTCGCGTTCCGAAACACCTGCGCAACGCCGTCGAAGGTCATCTCTCTAACTTCAACATCTCCGTCGGCGTCACGGACGCGTTCATGGAAGCCGTCCAGAACGGCGAGGAATTCACCTTCACGAACCCGCGAACGGAAGAGCCCCACATCGCGACCGAGGAGACGAAGGAGATGTACGGCCGCTACGACCTCGCCGAACACGTCGAGGTCGGCGAACCGCTGTCGATTCCCGCCGAACTCATCTTCGAGCGCATCGTCGAAGGCGCGCACGAAAACGGCGAACCCGGCGTCATCTACCTCGAGCGAGTGAACAAGCAACACTCCTTCGACGTCGAGGAAGAGCCGGATCACCGCATTCTCGCGACGAATCCGTGTGGCGAGCAGCCACTCGAGGAACACGAAGCCTGCAACCTCGGCCACATTAACCTCTCGACGCTCGCAGCGACGGACGCCCCCGACTGGCGCGTCTGGTCCGAAGAGCACGCAGACGAGTACGACTCACAGGCCGACGCGGTCGACGCCTTCCTCGAGGAGGCCATCGATGTTTCGGAGTTCAACGAGCGCATCAAGTACGGCACGCGATTCCTCGAGAACGTCGTCACGATGTCCGACTTCCCGGTCGAGGAGATCGAGGAGAAGGTACGTGACATGCGAAAGATCGGTCTCGGCGTCATGGGCCTCGCTCAGCTGTACATTCAGCTTGGCATCAAGTACGGCAGCGAGGAGGGCAACGAGGTCGCCCGCCAGCTGATGACGCACATCAACCACGGCGCGAAGGCGACGAGTCACCAACTCGCGATCGAACGCGGCTCCTTCGCCGACTGGAACGACTCCAAGTACGCCGACCCGACCGCGTATCGCGAGTGGTTCGAACACCAGACCGGCGAGCGTGCAGACGACTGGGACGGCGGTTTCCCGATTCGCAACCACAACGTGACCACCATCGCGCCGACGGGCACCACCTCGATGGTCGGCAACACCACGGGTGGCTGCGAACCGATTTACAACGTCGCCTACTACAAGAACGTCACCGACGACGTGCAAGGCGACGAGATGTTAGTCGAGTTCGACGATTACTTCCTGCGCACCCTCGAGGCGAACGACATCGACGTCGACGCCGTCAAGGAAGAAGCTCAAGAACAGATGGCGACGAACCAGTTCGACGGCGTCGAAGGGCTCTCCACGGTTCCCGACGCCATCGGTGAGCTGTTCGTCATCACGAGTGACCTCTCGGCGAAACAACACGCCGCCGTCCAGTGTGCCTCACAGAATGGCGTCGACTCCGCCATCTCGAAGACGGTCAACGCACCGAACGACTCCACGCTCGAGGACGCAAAAGAGGTCTTCGAGTGGGTCTACGAGAACGGCGGCAAGGGCGTCACCTACTACCGCGACGGCACCCGTTCCAAACAGGTGCTCACTACGCGCGCGGACAACGCCGACTTCGCCGACGAGACCGAAGCGGCCGAGGCGCTCGTCGACCAGATCGGCGAAATTTTCGGCGGTCTCGAGGCCTTCCTCGAGAGCGAGGACGTCCAGGATGTCCTCGAGGAGGACATCGACGAACTCCTCGGCGACAGCCAGGAGTCCGTGCAGGTCGATTTCACCGAGAAACGCGAGCGACCAGACGCGCTCCAGGGCGTCAGCCAGCGCATCGACACCGGTTACGGCAAGGTCTACGTGACGATCAACGAAGATCCCGAGACCGGCCAGCCGTTCGAACTGTTCGCAAACATCGGCCACTCGGGTGGGTTCACGAACTCCTTCACCGAGGCGCTCGCGAAGGTCATCTCGACCTCGCTGCGCTCGGGCGTCGACCCCGAGGAGATCGTCGACGAACTCTGTGGCACGCGAAGCCCGAAAGTCGCCTGGGACAAAGGCGAGCAGATTCAGTCGATCCCCGACGCCATCGGCACCGCGATGCGACGCTACCTCGAGAACGAGATCGACAAGCCGTACCCGACCCAGCAGACGCTCGAGGATGCGGCTGACGCAGGGGTCGAAGCCGAATTCGACGGCCCACAAACCGACGGCGGCGCTGCCGCCGCGACGGGTGGATCCGACGCGGACGACGCCACCCAGGACCTCATCGACGCCGGTGAATCGCCGGAGTGTCCCTCCTGTGGCGCGCTCACGCTGTACTTCTCCGAAGGCTGCAAGACCTGTGAGTCCTGTGGCTGGAGCGAGTGTTGA
- the trpG gene encoding anthranilate synthase component II codes for MSEHANTRGESAKPADENATDEAVTVLFVDNYDSFTYNLVEYVSQQADTETAVVKNTASLEDIRNIDPDAIIISPGPGHPKNDRDVGVTMSVLRELSPEIPTLGVCLGLEAAVYEFGGTVGRAPAPIHGKASAVEHDGEGVFTGLPLGFRAGRYHSLVATAVPECFEISATADHGSETLVMGVRHREYPIEAVQFHPESVLTAAGHDVIENFLESLR; via the coding sequence ATGAGCGAGCACGCCAACACTCGAGGCGAGTCGGCGAAGCCGGCTGACGAGAACGCTACTGACGAAGCGGTGACCGTGCTATTCGTCGACAACTACGACTCCTTTACCTACAACCTCGTCGAGTACGTGAGCCAGCAAGCGGACACCGAGACAGCGGTAGTGAAAAACACGGCCTCGCTCGAGGACATTCGAAACATCGATCCGGACGCGATCATCATCAGTCCGGGTCCCGGTCACCCGAAGAACGACCGCGACGTCGGGGTCACGATGAGCGTCCTTCGGGAACTCAGTCCCGAGATTCCGACACTCGGCGTCTGTCTCGGACTCGAGGCTGCCGTCTACGAGTTTGGCGGTACCGTCGGGCGAGCACCCGCACCGATTCACGGGAAGGCCTCTGCCGTCGAACACGACGGCGAGGGCGTCTTTACCGGCCTGCCACTGGGCTTTCGTGCCGGACGCTATCACTCGCTGGTCGCGACGGCGGTACCCGAGTGCTTCGAAATTTCAGCGACCGCCGACCACGGTAGCGAGACGCTCGTAATGGGCGTTCGACACCGCGAGTACCCGATCGAAGCCGTCCAGTTCCATCCGGAGAGCGTGCTCACGGCTGCGGGTCACGACGTCATCGAAAATTTCCTCGAGTCGCTTCGGTAG
- the trpE gene encoding anthranilate synthase component I: protein MRDTPTSPTPDIDRETFREHASDGTERPVVVRTVVTLDVDTTPLAAYGALTGRTASNDRERSPYAFLLESAEKTASSDPDGAFRPSSAQADRHARYSYVGYDPDAVITVESDGTAVEALSPDAPMDLIETTDDGDTVDALRAALPDARFANAPEHDRQHLTGGLVGFLAYDAVYDLWLEDVGLERPDSRFPDAQFVLTTKTLAFDERNGTVSLVCTPILEADDDPDAVYDDVLAEAKGVAETIRDADTLETSGFTRTDEVAGPKDAYEESVDRAKEHVLDGDIYQGVVSRTRELYGDVDPLGFYEAMRDVNPSPYMYVLEHDDLTVVGASPETLVSVRGREIMSNPIAGTCDRGTGPVEDRRLAGEMLADEKERAEHTMLVDLARNDVRRVAEAGSVRVDEFMNVLKYSHVQHIESTVTGELAGNADAFDATRASFPAGTLSGAPKIRAMEIIDDLEAEPRGLYGGGVGYYSWCGDADFAIVIRTATVEDEGNRDRITVRAGAGLVADSDPEAEYVETEKKMGGVLAALENIEERSSDSVGTDGDGADDTDGNDGNDDGGASGRRDGHETAEVSR from the coding sequence ATGAGAGATACACCCACCTCACCGACACCCGATATCGATCGCGAAACGTTTCGCGAACACGCGAGCGATGGCACCGAACGGCCGGTCGTCGTCCGAACCGTCGTGACGCTCGACGTCGACACGACGCCACTCGCAGCCTACGGTGCCCTCACCGGTCGAACGGCATCGAACGACCGCGAGCGCTCGCCCTACGCGTTCTTACTCGAGAGTGCGGAGAAGACCGCCTCGAGCGATCCCGACGGCGCGTTTCGGCCGAGTTCGGCACAGGCTGATCGCCACGCACGCTACTCCTACGTCGGCTACGATCCGGACGCCGTCATCACGGTCGAATCGGACGGAACCGCTGTCGAAGCGTTGTCTCCGGACGCCCCGATGGACCTCATCGAAACGACCGACGACGGTGACACCGTCGATGCCCTTCGCGCCGCACTGCCGGACGCTCGGTTCGCGAACGCACCCGAGCACGACCGACAGCACCTCACCGGCGGGCTCGTCGGCTTTCTCGCCTACGACGCAGTCTACGATCTCTGGCTCGAGGACGTCGGCCTCGAGCGCCCCGACTCGCGGTTCCCGGACGCCCAGTTCGTGTTGACGACGAAGACGCTCGCGTTCGACGAACGAAACGGGACCGTCTCGTTGGTCTGTACGCCGATTCTCGAGGCCGACGACGATCCGGACGCCGTCTACGACGACGTGCTCGCCGAAGCCAAGGGAGTTGCAGAGACGATACGCGACGCCGATACGTTGGAGACGAGTGGCTTCACCCGGACGGACGAGGTGGCTGGTCCGAAAGACGCCTACGAGGAGAGCGTCGACCGAGCCAAAGAACACGTCCTCGACGGCGATATCTATCAGGGCGTCGTCTCCCGAACGCGAGAGCTCTACGGCGACGTCGATCCGCTCGGGTTTTACGAGGCGATGCGAGACGTAAACCCCTCGCCGTACATGTACGTACTCGAGCACGACGACCTGACCGTCGTCGGCGCGAGTCCGGAGACGTTGGTCTCCGTCCGCGGGCGCGAAATTATGTCGAATCCCATCGCCGGGACCTGCGACCGGGGAACCGGCCCCGTCGAGGATCGCCGACTCGCAGGCGAGATGCTGGCCGACGAGAAAGAACGCGCCGAGCACACCATGCTGGTCGACCTGGCTCGCAACGACGTTCGACGGGTCGCCGAGGCCGGCTCGGTTCGCGTCGACGAGTTCATGAACGTCCTCAAGTACAGCCACGTCCAGCACATCGAATCGACCGTCACGGGCGAGTTGGCTGGGAATGCTGACGCCTTCGACGCGACCCGCGCGTCGTTCCCTGCGGGGACGCTCTCCGGCGCGCCGAAGATCCGTGCGATGGAGATTATCGACGACCTCGAGGCCGAACCTCGAGGCCTCTACGGCGGCGGCGTCGGCTACTACTCCTGGTGTGGCGACGCCGACTTTGCGATCGTGATCCGAACGGCGACCGTCGAAGACGAAGGGAATCGCGACCGGATTACCGTCCGTGCGGGTGCAGGATTGGTTGCCGACAGTGATCCCGAGGCCGAGTACGTGGAGACTGAGAAGAAGATGGGCGGCGTGCTCGCCGCACTCGAGAACATCGAGGAACGATCGAGCGATAGTGTTGGTACTGACGGCGATGGTGCTGATGATACTGATGGGAATGACGGGAATGATGATGGTGGTGCCTCCGGAAGGCGCGACGGCCACGAGACCGCGGAGGTGAGCAGATGA
- a CDS encoding phosphoribosylanthranilate isomerase: MTRVKICGLTTTDDLEMAIAAGADAVGIICDVPVDTPREVSRVRASELIDAAPPFVTTVLVTMPKGPNHAIELVDAIEPDALQFHGSIGVGDLSYVRAKVDSQLLLAVDADDAQTAHTYDDVVDGLLVDTPGEDGGGGTGTTHDWARTRRATDGLESPVILAGGLTPENVPDAISTVEPFAVDVASGVEETGGVKDPTAVRSFVERAKDASRPVQP, encoded by the coding sequence ATGACGCGCGTCAAAATCTGTGGACTGACGACGACGGACGACCTCGAGATGGCCATCGCGGCTGGAGCCGACGCCGTGGGCATCATCTGTGACGTTCCCGTCGACACGCCACGAGAAGTCTCCCGCGTACGGGCCAGCGAACTCATCGATGCCGCGCCGCCGTTCGTCACGACTGTCCTCGTGACGATGCCGAAGGGTCCGAACCACGCGATCGAACTGGTCGACGCCATCGAACCGGACGCGCTCCAATTCCACGGCTCGATCGGCGTGGGTGACCTTTCGTACGTGCGCGCGAAAGTCGACTCTCAGCTTCTCCTCGCCGTCGACGCAGACGACGCCCAGACGGCTCATACGTACGACGATGTCGTCGACGGCTTGCTCGTCGATACGCCCGGCGAAGACGGCGGTGGCGGCACCGGGACCACGCACGATTGGGCCCGAACCCGCAGAGCCACCGACGGCCTCGAGTCACCGGTGATCCTCGCCGGCGGATTGACGCCCGAGAACGTCCCGGACGCGATTTCGACGGTCGAGCCGTTTGCCGTAGATGTCGCGAGCGGTGTCGAAGAAACTGGCGGCGTCAAGGACCCAACCGCGGTCAGATCGTTCGTCGAGCGAGCGAAAGACGCGAGTCGACCAGTACAGCCGTGA
- the trpD gene encoding anthranilate phosphoribosyltransferase, with product MQEYVERVTEGENLTQADARAASTSVFEDATEAQIGALLAALRAKGETEAEIAGFAEGMREAARTITPDREPLVDTCGTGGDDYDTINVSTTSAIVTAGAGVPVAKHGNYSVSSSSGSADVLEEVGVSVEAEPPAVEDAIERDGIGFMLAPVFHPAMKAVIGPRRELGMRTIFNVLGPLTNPAGADAQVVGVYDPDLVPILADALSRMAVERALVVHGAGTDEIAIHGETIAAEVDGSDVEQYSLEPADLGLESYDIEAISGGSPEENAAAMRGIVEGDVTGAKRDVILANAGAAIYIAGEADSLEAGVDVARDAIDSGGATRKLTQLCEGATTRVQQ from the coding sequence ATGCAGGAATACGTCGAGCGGGTTACGGAGGGCGAGAATCTGACGCAAGCAGACGCTCGAGCGGCCTCTACGTCCGTCTTCGAAGACGCAACGGAGGCACAGATCGGCGCGCTACTGGCCGCACTACGGGCGAAAGGCGAAACGGAAGCCGAAATCGCCGGCTTCGCAGAAGGGATGCGCGAGGCCGCCCGGACGATTACCCCTGACCGTGAGCCACTGGTCGACACGTGCGGGACGGGTGGGGACGACTACGATACGATCAACGTCTCCACGACGAGCGCGATCGTCACCGCCGGCGCTGGCGTCCCCGTCGCCAAACACGGTAACTACTCGGTCTCTTCTTCCTCTGGAAGCGCGGACGTCCTCGAGGAGGTCGGCGTCTCGGTCGAAGCCGAACCGCCCGCTGTCGAGGACGCCATCGAACGCGACGGCATCGGCTTCATGCTCGCGCCGGTGTTCCACCCCGCGATGAAAGCCGTCATCGGCCCGCGAAGGGAACTCGGTATGCGAACAATCTTCAACGTTCTCGGGCCGCTGACCAACCCCGCCGGAGCAGACGCCCAGGTCGTCGGCGTCTACGATCCCGACCTCGTCCCGATTCTCGCTGACGCCCTCTCTCGGATGGCCGTCGAGCGGGCGCTTGTCGTCCACGGCGCGGGTACCGATGAAATCGCGATTCACGGTGAAACCATCGCCGCGGAGGTCGATGGATCCGACGTCGAACAGTACTCCCTCGAGCCAGCCGACCTCGGTCTCGAGTCCTACGACATCGAAGCCATTTCGGGCGGCTCTCCCGAGGAAAACGCGGCGGCCATGCGCGGAATCGTCGAGGGGGATGTGACGGGCGCAAAGCGAGACGTCATCCTCGCGAACGCGGGGGCGGCGATTTACATCGCCGGCGAAGCCGACTCGCTCGAGGCCGGTGTCGATGTCGCCCGGGACGCGATCGACTCCGGGGGCGCAACCCGGAAGCTCACCCAACTCTGTGAGGGGGCGACGACGCGGGTACAGCAATGA
- a CDS encoding MATE family efflux transporter gives MSRIPNPLRLTILSIGLALARLGLIDRERAVETTVLAWPRIVTGIARMSKSAVDVAMVGVAVGTSAVAGVGYASPFWGLAFAIGGGVAGGTIALVSQRFGADAYDELGLAVRSSTVLVIALSVPVSATFWLFPEQFISVLTDNQAAIDYGATYLQVVALGIPFAGLNLVGSRTLVGADDSFIAMQIRAAGAVINIGLNAVFIFGLDLGVVGAALGTVFANVVVTATFAVGITAGWLPVIGELPVQVDPLGSYFDPGTIHDIVTIGLPVGGRNLVWTVAEFPMLWVLGIFGENTVAAFVIARRIWGLMNTPGWGFGLASSSLVGQALGQNDERTAKAYGRDIIRFAVATYIVSAILIALFAEQIVVLFADDPTSGEIPIAVTLVYAACVAVVFQGVAGAAAGPLDASGDTVVPFASQFVGMFLVSIPLAYLGATTSLGYWGLYLAFVAETSVPAAINYWRFRTDKWKAISETYRPDAAVADD, from the coding sequence GTGAGTCGGATTCCAAATCCACTACGTCTTACGATCCTCTCTATCGGACTCGCACTCGCCCGTCTCGGCTTGATCGACCGTGAGCGCGCTGTCGAGACGACCGTTCTCGCGTGGCCGCGAATCGTCACCGGTATCGCGCGCATGTCGAAGAGCGCCGTGGACGTCGCGATGGTTGGCGTCGCCGTCGGGACCTCGGCCGTTGCGGGCGTCGGCTACGCGAGTCCGTTCTGGGGGCTCGCCTTCGCGATCGGCGGCGGCGTCGCCGGCGGAACGATCGCCCTCGTCTCCCAGCGATTCGGTGCCGATGCCTACGACGAGTTGGGACTCGCGGTTCGCTCGAGTACGGTATTGGTCATCGCACTCTCCGTTCCGGTCTCGGCGACGTTCTGGCTCTTTCCGGAGCAGTTCATCTCGGTGCTCACCGACAATCAGGCGGCGATCGACTACGGTGCGACGTACCTGCAGGTCGTCGCCCTGGGAATTCCCTTCGCCGGCCTGAATCTAGTCGGCAGCCGAACCCTCGTCGGTGCGGACGACTCCTTCATCGCGATGCAGATCCGCGCTGCCGGCGCGGTCATCAATATCGGACTCAACGCCGTGTTCATCTTCGGACTCGACTTGGGCGTGGTCGGGGCGGCGCTCGGGACGGTGTTCGCGAACGTCGTCGTCACGGCGACGTTCGCGGTCGGTATCACCGCAGGGTGGCTCCCAGTCATCGGCGAACTCCCCGTCCAGGTCGACCCGCTGGGATCGTACTTCGATCCGGGCACGATTCACGACATCGTCACAATCGGGCTCCCCGTCGGCGGCCGAAACCTCGTCTGGACGGTCGCCGAGTTCCCCATGCTCTGGGTCCTCGGTATATTCGGCGAGAATACCGTCGCCGCGTTCGTCATCGCTCGGCGCATCTGGGGGCTGATGAACACGCCCGGCTGGGGCTTCGGTCTCGCCTCCTCGAGTCTGGTCGGCCAGGCCCTCGGACAAAACGACGAGCGAACGGCGAAAGCGTACGGCCGAGACATCATCCGCTTCGCCGTGGCGACGTACATCGTGAGCGCGATCCTCATCGCACTCTTCGCCGAGCAGATCGTCGTCCTCTTCGCTGACGATCCGACGAGCGGCGAGATTCCGATCGCGGTCACACTCGTCTACGCCGCTTGCGTCGCGGTGGTCTTCCAGGGCGTCGCCGGTGCAGCCGCTGGCCCGCTCGACGCTAGTGGCGATACGGTAGTGCCCTTCGCGAGCCAGTTCGTCGGAATGTTCCTCGTCTCGATCCCGCTCGCGTACCTCGGCGCAACGACGAGCCTCGGCTACTGGGGACTCTACCTCGCGTTCGTCGCCGAAACGAGCGTCCCCGCCGCGATCAACTACTGGCGATTCCGCACCGACAAGTGGAAAGCCATCAGCGAGACCTACCGCCCGGACGCCGCCGTCGCGGACGACTAA
- a CDS encoding AEC family transporter produces MEVLGRLLALLVVLVLGAGLRASGFLGASRTNRLNAVAYYLALPALIFVSTYDQAIGRLLSIELVVGLLSVLLVTVGLAWIVHRNRDSRGRQSVAIVQSYHSNLGYLGLPLVAATFDAEVTAIASVVLGVITLVQLPLSLILLSTLNGASAAIADELRGLATNPVLLSLLAGLSVGSLGVTVPTNAATGLDVLGSIALPLALLCVGASLQIDLPAVDFGATGAVVGLKIVCMPALAWLVFSTLSVDAPTLTATVVMFATPTAVSTYVFAAELGGDSEFASLNVFATTLVSMVTLFVVISLVP; encoded by the coding sequence ATGGAAGTGCTCGGCCGGTTGCTTGCGTTGCTCGTCGTCTTGGTGCTCGGCGCGGGACTGCGAGCGTCGGGATTCCTCGGTGCGAGCCGGACGAACCGATTGAACGCGGTTGCGTACTATCTCGCGTTGCCGGCGCTCATCTTCGTCTCGACGTACGATCAGGCGATCGGTCGGCTGCTCTCGATCGAACTGGTCGTGGGCTTACTCTCCGTACTGCTCGTCACGGTGGGTCTCGCGTGGATCGTCCATCGAAATCGCGACTCGAGGGGACGCCAGAGCGTCGCGATCGTGCAGTCGTATCACTCGAATCTGGGCTATCTCGGGCTCCCGCTGGTGGCGGCGACGTTCGACGCGGAGGTCACCGCAATTGCGAGCGTCGTCCTCGGCGTGATTACGCTGGTGCAACTCCCGCTGTCGCTGATCCTGTTGTCGACGCTCAACGGTGCGAGTGCGGCGATCGCCGACGAGTTGCGGGGGCTCGCGACGAATCCGGTGTTGCTCTCGTTGCTCGCCGGACTCTCCGTCGGGTCCCTCGGTGTGACGGTGCCTACGAACGCCGCGACCGGGCTGGACGTGCTCGGTTCGATTGCCCTCCCGCTGGCGTTGCTCTGTGTCGGGGCGTCGTTACAGATCGACCTCCCGGCCGTGGATTTCGGTGCAACGGGAGCCGTCGTCGGCCTCAAAATCGTCTGCATGCCCGCGCTCGCGTGGCTCGTCTTCTCGACGCTGTCCGTCGACGCGCCAACGCTGACGGCGACGGTCGTGATGTTCGCGACGCCCACTGCCGTCTCGACGTACGTCTTCGCCGCCGAACTCGGCGGGGACTCCGAGTTCGCGTCGCTGAACGTCTTCGCGACGACGCTCGTTTCGATGGTCACGCTGTTCGTAGTAATTTCGCTCGTACCCTGA
- a CDS encoding YihY/virulence factor BrkB family protein has translation MNVADTLVSVYETASDRDLSFLAAGFAYYAFVSVIPLVLLALVVGSLLGGEATAERLILVAGDFLPEAGEALVVEALTTESGRSQATAVALVVSTWGALKVFRGLSLAFERIYDEAVEVTVVDQIKDGLVVIFAGAGALALMILIGTVLGLAADALPFGGWLSWLSLLIGLILVFLPMYYVLPPVSVDVTEILPGAVVAAVGWTILQGGFQLYAANAGQYEAYGAVGVVLLFVTWLYFAGILILLGAVVNVVLANPSLAE, from the coding sequence ATGAACGTCGCTGATACGCTCGTGTCAGTCTACGAGACTGCGAGTGATCGTGATCTCTCCTTTCTCGCGGCCGGGTTCGCTTATTACGCGTTCGTCTCGGTGATCCCGCTCGTCCTCCTCGCGCTCGTCGTCGGCTCACTGCTCGGGGGCGAAGCGACCGCCGAACGGCTGATCCTGGTTGCCGGAGACTTCCTGCCGGAAGCAGGCGAAGCACTCGTCGTCGAGGCGCTGACGACGGAGTCCGGCCGGTCTCAGGCGACTGCCGTCGCACTCGTCGTCTCGACGTGGGGTGCGCTCAAGGTCTTTCGCGGACTCAGTCTCGCGTTCGAGCGAATCTACGACGAAGCCGTCGAGGTGACGGTCGTCGATCAGATCAAAGACGGTCTCGTCGTGATCTTCGCCGGGGCTGGTGCACTCGCGCTAATGATTCTGATCGGAACGGTCCTCGGCCTCGCAGCGGACGCACTTCCGTTCGGCGGTTGGCTTAGCTGGCTCTCCTTGCTGATCGGACTGATACTCGTCTTCTTACCGATGTACTACGTGCTACCGCCGGTCTCCGTCGATGTTACCGAAATCCTCCCTGGTGCTGTCGTCGCTGCCGTCGGTTGGACGATTCTGCAAGGTGGGTTTCAACTCTACGCAGCGAACGCCGGCCAGTACGAAGCATACGGTGCTGTCGGCGTGGTCCTCCTCTTCGTCACCTGGCTCTACTTCGCCGGCATCCTCATCCTCCTTGGAGCCGTCGTCAACGTCGTGCTCGCGAACCCCTCACTCGCCGAGTAA